The stretch of DNA CAGAGCGCCCACCCTGAGAATGTAGTAGCGAGTCCAGGTGGACACATCATCTTTGCCTGTGTAGAACAGCACACGGTGCTCGCCGGAAGAGACATGTGCGTAGAGCCCAATCACGGTGCAGCTGCTGAGGTCCGGGAGGGCAACCCACTGGCGCGTCGCGGGATTGCAGATGTACCAGATGTTGACGAAGGAGACCAGGAGGAGGCCGTCGTTGGAGGCGTGGACCGTCATCCGGGGATAGCGTTCGCCGTCCCCAACCTCCTCGCCGTAGTTGATATCGTCCTTGCTGAAGGCGTAGATGGGGGGAGCGTCGGCACCATCGATGTTCTCGTTGAAATCGTTGTCGGTGAACCGAAGGACGGGGCATAGCATGTCGGAGCGGAGGTCGAGGGCCTCGACGCAGTAGTCCCTGAGCCGGATGTAGCGGTCGGGGCAGGCGTTGTGGCCGAAGCAGATGAGCGGCTGCGGCGGGTGGATGAGGTGGACGGCAGCGACGATGCGTAGGTAGGAGGACGTGACGTCGCGCAGGACCTTGCAGACCGAGAGGAGGCGCAAGACCGACCTCGCAGGCAGGCGGAGGATGATGTTAGTGATGACGAGCGGGGGAGCGTCGCGGAAGAAGGCGGTGGCATCAGCCTGCCTCGCCTCCGGTCCCGGCGCCGTCTCCGCCATGCCCTCTCGGCGCGGCGGGTGGTAGGGTCGCaactgctccaccggcaccagcAACTGCTTCCTGCGAAAAGCAaatgcggcggcgctgcgctgcGTGATTCGAACAAAAACGCGAGGAAAAGGGGGATGGAATCGGGATCCAGATCGGCAAAGCACGCGGAAGAAGAAGGGCCAACACGATGTGTTGGTGATTCGAGAACTCACCTCTTCTCGCTGCGATGCTCCGCGCCTGCTTCTGCCTCCCTCCGTTTCGGATTTCCACCACTGGCGCTGCGCAAAACCCACGAGAGCAGATGGCTGGCGATGCAGGGGAGGTGGTTAGTTATATACAGCTTGCGCCCTGCGGGTGATAACTGTCGCTCGGCGTGGATTGCACGGTGGGCCTGGACGGTCAGTCGGCCCGAACCGTGCGCACAGCTCACGTGCTCTCCGTTTTTTACTGGAGCCCATGAAAATTTGGATGGTTTCTGTGTTGGGCTCTTCACatttttagttctcaaaaaagcTTTCTAGTTCAAGCAATT from Panicum virgatum strain AP13 chromosome 9K, P.virgatum_v5, whole genome shotgun sequence encodes:
- the LOC120648827 gene encoding uncharacterized protein LOC120648827, whose amino-acid sequence is MAETAPGPEARQADATAFFRDAPPLVITNIILRLPARSVLRLLSVCKVLRDVTSSYLRIVAAVHLIHPPQPLICFGHNACPDRYIRLRDYCVEALDLRSDMLCPVLRFTDNDFNENIDGADAPPIYAFSKDDINYGEEVGDGERYPRMTVHASNDGLLLVSFVNIWYICNPATRQWVALPDLSSCTVIGLYAHVSSGEHRVLFYTGKDDVSTWTRYYILRVGALQAREIGRPIPPAATGVVLLNIGMGFPKLSIGLDHISLSPPVQLLRNLHWPPQERQEYRMLVFNTEAEVFSWMSSPNHIREGSMQLLEMDRKLAMSISKKGRPTLELWRLEDYRNEIWVQIYRIRIPVMEIPNLHYTEWFPHVVSPEGDVLIECKNKLLLHCDRNGNLLRKFQFREEAPKVRHTLKVSLFPYAIFLMPKIAGGDVAPPFFEGI